Proteins encoded together in one Rhizobium leguminosarum bv. trifolii WSM1325 window:
- a CDS encoding phage SPO1 DNA polymerase-related protein (TIGRFAM: phage SPO1 DNA polymerase-related protein~PFAM: Uracil-DNA glycosylase superfamily~KEGG: ret:RHE_PE00232 DNA-directed DNA polymerase protein) codes for MTIAANVGPAWALEVANADSIAELWHQAEDCTRCDLYRNATQIVFGEGSGKAEIVLIGEQPGDQEDLTGRPFVGPAGRLLDRCLEEAGLDRQRCYVTNAVKHFKFTPRGKRRLHAKPNAGEIRRCAWWLGAELNILQPKLVVTLGASALYALLGPKAKLTPERGHILHPTNHPPVLVTIHPSYLLRIRNEADRDQQRRDFVSDLHKAAEFRPR; via the coding sequence ATGACCATAGCCGCAAATGTCGGTCCCGCCTGGGCGCTTGAAGTCGCGAATGCCGACAGCATTGCCGAACTTTGGCATCAGGCCGAAGACTGCACCCGTTGTGATCTCTACAGGAATGCCACGCAAATCGTCTTCGGCGAAGGCTCCGGGAAAGCCGAGATCGTCCTCATTGGCGAGCAGCCGGGGGACCAGGAGGATTTGACCGGCAGGCCCTTTGTCGGCCCCGCCGGGCGGCTGCTCGATCGCTGCCTCGAAGAGGCCGGTCTCGATCGTCAACGCTGTTATGTCACCAATGCGGTCAAGCACTTCAAGTTCACGCCGCGCGGCAAACGGCGGCTGCATGCAAAACCGAATGCCGGCGAGATCAGGCGGTGCGCCTGGTGGCTCGGCGCAGAGCTCAACATCCTGCAGCCGAAGCTCGTCGTGACGCTCGGTGCAAGTGCGCTGTATGCGTTGCTTGGCCCGAAAGCAAAGCTGACGCCGGAGCGCGGCCATATCCTGCATCCGACAAACCATCCGCCTGTTCTGGTCACCATCCACCCCTCCTATCTCTTGCGCATCCGTAACGAGGCGGACCGAGACCAGCAGCGCCGGGATTTCGTGTCAGATCTGCACAAGGCCGCGGAGTTTCGGCCCCGGTAA